The following are encoded in a window of Brevibacillus sp. DP1.3A genomic DNA:
- a CDS encoding phosphodiester glycosidase family protein, producing MRAQRIVTLLTATTMAWGAFVPFVPFATNVAHARAETSALNMMWQTPIGEGTTLQKYTKSFANQVVTIMVTKVDLNNPYVEVKPVYGTKGKLTDRQTVTQMARETGAVSAINADFFNMSKRGAPFGIVMKDDELISSMGLVSYWYALGLTGDKMAIVDKFGFGGKVTAPNGATYSIQGVNKEEYNPSEGRKSHQNQLNVYTPSFGKNSLGTISGYKDVVEILFVDNVAKEVRVNQPGVYIPYNGYVLWGHGAAGAFLKQNFPVGATATVEYQTTPQTLDLKHAVGGNVILVDQGKALSSFQADKSITNKTARTAVGVSQDGKTLYMVTIDASQGVYLDELAKIMAELGSYRAVNFDGGGSTTMAARMLGETHANLANKPSGGAERRVPTGLAVYNTAPAGELRGFQIDVPSDVLIGQTITLSASKGYDVHYQPYAINAGDVSWDGSQSEAGTVNGKQFTPARSGKITLTARLGNVTQNKDIQVISGNDVQQIIVSPNPITIAPGQSLNLDVKIKTKKGSTVQATPLSVKASVDSSVATINDNLQLVAGNEPGNGNLTITYDGVSTTVPFAVGQFEQPWLTFDNQVGMYHAANPSSISSAGSFALVSDQTFRTKKAAKLVYNFSGAPANNMRISYGVLGAKPVTIPGKPLGLGLWVNGDNSGHWLRAEVVDANGKPVYVDLAKEINWTGWKQVKGYFPSNVAYPLQLKSVYVVDQANDGITHDKGTLYIDEFSLLLGNQTGQPSDVAVVPELPGSMSLGAELDLHYSLANTAPYLDSALIDVESIVTQPMPGYVPADYSFTIKPGELKAGQEDAISTSSIQLTLAPKQWLAGKGVGLLYVNEVNNTLDPLLGTMNAQGQWVYEVNSYGKYIPYYLDNAGTSNAGFTDITKHPAKAEITYMAEKGYVKGLTETTFGPEVSLTRAQFVTLLARTFEWELPSSPKLKFKDKVPSYAQGAVQVAVSKGLVKGYNDNTFRPDQPVTRAEAAVILDRLVNKKGATKKVSDKGTWPSWASTSINNMVGLGLIDPVGGNYQPNKPTTRAVCVVALYRILHQDQ from the coding sequence ATGAGAGCGCAAAGGATAGTGACGCTGCTCACGGCCACGACTATGGCCTGGGGAGCTTTTGTTCCGTTTGTGCCGTTTGCGACCAATGTCGCACACGCCAGAGCGGAGACCAGTGCATTGAATATGATGTGGCAAACCCCAATTGGTGAGGGGACCACTTTGCAGAAATATACGAAATCATTTGCCAATCAAGTAGTCACGATCATGGTGACCAAGGTTGATCTGAACAATCCTTACGTTGAGGTAAAACCAGTATACGGAACGAAAGGCAAGCTGACAGACAGGCAGACGGTTACACAAATGGCGCGTGAAACAGGAGCTGTATCAGCAATCAATGCCGACTTTTTTAACATGTCGAAGCGAGGAGCGCCGTTTGGCATTGTCATGAAAGACGATGAACTCATTTCTTCCATGGGCTTGGTCTCCTACTGGTACGCCCTAGGCTTGACGGGAGACAAGATGGCCATCGTCGATAAGTTTGGTTTTGGCGGCAAGGTTACTGCTCCTAATGGTGCTACCTATTCGATTCAGGGAGTTAACAAGGAAGAGTACAACCCAAGTGAAGGACGAAAGAGTCACCAGAACCAACTGAACGTCTATACCCCTTCCTTTGGCAAAAACAGCTTGGGGACGATATCGGGCTATAAAGATGTCGTCGAGATTCTGTTTGTTGACAACGTAGCCAAAGAAGTTCGTGTGAATCAACCTGGCGTATACATACCTTACAACGGCTATGTCCTTTGGGGACATGGAGCAGCAGGAGCATTTCTCAAACAAAACTTCCCAGTAGGCGCTACTGCGACAGTTGAGTATCAAACGACACCGCAAACCCTCGACTTGAAACATGCGGTGGGTGGCAATGTCATTTTGGTCGATCAAGGGAAAGCACTGTCATCCTTTCAAGCGGACAAGTCCATCACGAACAAAACGGCACGCACAGCGGTCGGTGTTTCTCAGGACGGAAAGACTTTGTACATGGTCACGATCGATGCGAGCCAAGGCGTTTATTTGGACGAGCTGGCAAAGATCATGGCGGAGCTCGGCTCTTATCGAGCTGTAAACTTTGACGGTGGTGGCTCTACGACCATGGCAGCTCGCATGCTGGGTGAGACACACGCGAATCTGGCGAATAAGCCGAGCGGCGGTGCTGAGCGTCGTGTGCCTACTGGACTGGCTGTATACAACACGGCACCTGCTGGAGAATTGAGAGGCTTCCAAATCGATGTACCGTCAGATGTGCTTATCGGACAAACCATCACGCTCAGCGCATCCAAAGGATATGACGTTCATTACCAGCCGTATGCGATCAATGCAGGCGATGTGAGTTGGGATGGTAGTCAGTCCGAAGCGGGAACCGTAAATGGCAAGCAATTCACACCAGCTCGATCCGGCAAGATCACATTGACTGCGCGATTGGGCAATGTGACGCAAAATAAAGATATTCAAGTGATTTCCGGCAACGATGTGCAGCAAATCATCGTTTCGCCGAATCCGATCACGATTGCACCGGGACAATCCCTTAATCTCGATGTCAAAATCAAAACGAAAAAGGGCTCTACCGTACAAGCGACTCCACTTAGCGTAAAAGCGAGTGTCGATTCTTCTGTAGCGACGATTAACGACAATCTGCAACTGGTAGCAGGCAATGAGCCGGGCAACGGAAACCTGACCATTACATATGATGGCGTGTCGACAACCGTACCATTTGCTGTCGGACAATTTGAGCAGCCATGGCTCACCTTCGATAATCAGGTTGGCATGTACCATGCGGCAAATCCATCCAGCATCAGTTCCGCTGGTTCGTTCGCGCTCGTTTCCGATCAGACATTCCGCACGAAGAAGGCAGCGAAGCTGGTGTACAACTTCTCTGGAGCGCCAGCGAACAACATGCGGATTTCGTACGGCGTTCTGGGGGCAAAACCTGTGACCATCCCTGGCAAACCGCTCGGATTGGGCTTGTGGGTCAATGGTGACAACAGCGGACATTGGCTCCGTGCAGAAGTAGTCGATGCAAACGGCAAGCCGGTCTACGTCGATCTGGCAAAAGAGATCAATTGGACAGGCTGGAAACAGGTTAAAGGATACTTCCCGAGCAATGTTGCGTATCCGTTGCAGCTGAAGAGTGTGTATGTCGTTGACCAAGCCAATGATGGCATTACACACGATAAAGGAACACTGTACATCGACGAATTCTCGCTCCTCTTGGGCAACCAAACAGGTCAACCGAGCGATGTAGCCGTTGTCCCTGAACTGCCAGGCAGCATGTCCCTCGGGGCGGAGCTCGATCTCCATTATTCCCTTGCAAATACTGCACCTTACCTGGATAGTGCGCTGATTGATGTGGAGTCGATCGTGACCCAGCCGATGCCAGGATATGTGCCTGCTGATTATTCGTTTACGATTAAGCCGGGCGAACTAAAAGCAGGACAAGAGGACGCGATTTCTACTTCGTCGATTCAGTTGACCTTGGCACCGAAGCAATGGCTCGCTGGAAAAGGCGTTGGACTCCTGTACGTAAACGAAGTGAACAATACTTTGGATCCGCTGCTGGGAACGATGAATGCTCAAGGTCAATGGGTATATGAAGTCAATAGCTACGGCAAGTACATTCCGTACTACCTGGACAATGCAGGCACGAGCAACGCTGGATTTACAGATATCACAAAGCATCCGGCCAAGGCAGAAATCACCTATATGGCGGAAAAGGGTTACGTGAAGGGGTTAACGGAGACGACGTTCGGCCCAGAGGTTTCCTTAACCAGAGCACAGTTCGTCACCTTGCTCGCGCGCACTTTTGAATGGGAGCTTCCATCCTCACCAAAGCTGAAATTCAAGGATAAGGTGCCTTCCTATGCGCAAGGTGCCGTACAGGTTGCCGTTTCCAAAGGCCTGGTGAAGGGGTATAACGATAATACTTTCCGTCCGGATCAGCCGGTGACTCGCGCAGAGGCCGCAGTCATTCTCGATCGTCTCGTGAATAAAAAGGGAGCGACGAAAAAGGTCTCCGATAAAGGAACCTGGCCATCCTGGGCATCTACATCCATCAACAACATGGTCGGACTCGGTCTGATTGATCCAGTCGGAGGAAATTATCAGCCGAATAAACCGACGACGAGAGCAGTGTGTGTCGTTGCACTGTATCGCATCTTGCATCAAGACCAATAA
- the wecB gene encoding non-hydrolyzing UDP-N-acetylglucosamine 2-epimerase: MKTVKVMTVFGTRPEAIKMAPLVHELNKYSGQIESVVCVTAQHRQMLDQVLDIFDIQPDIDLNIMKDRQTLVGVTTRALESLDETMKEVKPDIVLVHGDTTTTFVASLAAFYNQVAIGHVEAGLRTWDKYSPFPEEMNRQLTGVMADLHFSPTNGSADNLRREAKPEKDIYVTGNTAIDALKTTVREDYTHPVLDRVAGQKLVLMTAHRRENLGEPMRRIFRAVRRLVDEHPEIAVVYPVHLNPAVQEVAQEILGNHDRISLIEPLDALDFHNFARRAHLILTDSGGVQEEAPSLGVPVLVLRDTTERPEGIEAGTLKLVGTDEEQVYAMAKELLTNQAAYDAMAHAVNPYGDGEASRRIVEAILYHFGLRAEQPEPFQPGQ; this comes from the coding sequence TGTCCATGAATTGAACAAGTACAGCGGGCAGATCGAATCGGTCGTTTGCGTGACGGCCCAGCATCGTCAAATGCTCGATCAGGTTTTGGACATTTTTGATATTCAACCAGACATTGATTTGAACATCATGAAGGATCGCCAAACGCTGGTGGGTGTGACCACTCGCGCATTGGAGAGTCTGGATGAAACGATGAAGGAAGTAAAACCGGACATTGTCCTCGTACACGGGGATACGACAACCACTTTTGTTGCGAGTCTGGCTGCTTTTTACAATCAGGTAGCGATCGGACATGTGGAAGCGGGCTTGCGCACATGGGACAAGTACTCGCCGTTCCCGGAAGAGATGAACCGTCAGTTGACAGGTGTAATGGCTGACCTTCACTTCTCTCCGACCAATGGATCGGCTGACAATCTTCGTCGCGAAGCAAAGCCGGAAAAGGACATCTACGTGACAGGAAACACAGCGATTGACGCGCTGAAAACAACGGTTCGCGAGGATTACACGCATCCGGTGCTTGATCGCGTAGCTGGTCAGAAGCTGGTGCTGATGACGGCACACCGCCGCGAAAATTTGGGCGAGCCGATGCGCCGTATTTTCCGTGCAGTTCGAAGACTGGTGGACGAGCATCCGGAGATTGCTGTTGTGTATCCGGTTCACTTGAATCCTGCTGTACAAGAAGTAGCGCAGGAGATTCTCGGAAACCACGATCGCATTTCGTTGATCGAACCATTGGATGCCCTTGATTTCCACAACTTCGCTCGTCGTGCCCATCTCATCCTGACCGATTCTGGCGGGGTGCAGGAGGAAGCGCCGTCTCTTGGCGTACCAGTCCTGGTTCTGCGCGATACGACAGAACGTCCTGAGGGGATTGAAGCAGGCACGTTGAAGCTCGTGGGAACTGACGAAGAGCAAGTTTATGCAATGGCAAAAGAATTGCTGACCAACCAAGCGGCTTACGATGCAATGGCGCACGCTGTCAACCCGTACGGGGATGGCGAGGCTTCCCGACGTATCGTAGAAGCAATCCTCTATCATTTTGGTTTGCGAGCTGAACAACCAGAGCCTTTCCAACCAGGTCAGTAA
- the bioA gene encoding adenosylmethionine--8-amino-7-oxononanoate transaminase, with the protein MLTKVVIWLLNSYTELSAKNKQYVWHPFTQMKDYVAQDPLIIARGEGIKLFDVNGKAYYDGFSSVWLNVHGHNVPELNQAITEQLDQIAHSTLLGMANVPSILLAEKLIQLAPKGLSKVFYSDNGATAVEISLKMAFQYWQNRGQTGKHSFITMNNAYHGDTIGATSVGAIPLYHQVYKPLLFSPHVIPYPYPYRQGGEDAAVQATLGSLESLLKERAHEIAAMIVEPVVQGASGMIIMPDGCLKKIAELLRAYDVLLIADEVATGFGRTGKMFACEHDGVVPDIMAVAKGLTGGYLPVAATLVTEQIYNAFFADYEEQKTFFHGHSFTGNPLGCAVALANLRLMEERGVVQQVAKKAIDLEQLLKPLRDLPHVGEIRQKGLMAGIELVRDKETKEPYHWNERIGVRVCQIAREKGLLTRPLGNVIVFIPPLVSTTEELADMVRILTESIQDVTTGDTEE; encoded by the coding sequence ATGTTAACCAAGGTTGTGATTTGGTTGTTAAATAGTTATACAGAGCTCTCTGCCAAAAACAAGCAATACGTTTGGCATCCCTTCACCCAAATGAAAGACTACGTCGCACAGGATCCATTGATTATTGCAAGAGGAGAAGGGATCAAGCTGTTCGATGTGAACGGCAAGGCTTACTACGATGGTTTCTCTTCTGTGTGGTTGAATGTCCATGGCCACAACGTTCCCGAGCTGAATCAGGCGATCACGGAGCAGCTCGATCAGATTGCCCACTCTACCTTGCTTGGCATGGCAAACGTCCCATCTATTCTATTAGCGGAAAAGCTGATCCAACTCGCTCCAAAAGGACTGAGCAAAGTCTTTTACTCTGACAACGGGGCAACGGCGGTCGAAATCTCACTGAAAATGGCGTTCCAATACTGGCAAAATCGCGGGCAGACCGGCAAGCATTCGTTTATCACGATGAACAATGCCTATCACGGGGATACGATTGGAGCCACCAGTGTGGGAGCCATTCCTCTCTACCATCAGGTCTACAAACCGCTGCTCTTTTCTCCACATGTCATTCCATACCCTTACCCATACCGACAAGGCGGCGAAGATGCAGCCGTTCAGGCCACATTGGGCAGTCTGGAGAGTTTGCTTAAGGAAAGAGCTCATGAGATTGCGGCGATGATCGTGGAGCCTGTCGTGCAGGGAGCAAGCGGCATGATTATCATGCCGGACGGTTGTTTGAAAAAAATCGCGGAGCTGTTGCGCGCCTATGATGTATTGCTGATCGCAGACGAAGTAGCGACAGGATTTGGACGCACGGGCAAAATGTTTGCTTGTGAGCATGATGGGGTCGTACCAGACATCATGGCGGTTGCAAAAGGGCTCACGGGAGGGTATTTGCCAGTAGCGGCTACCTTAGTAACCGAGCAGATTTATAATGCTTTTTTCGCCGACTATGAGGAACAGAAAACCTTTTTCCACGGACATTCGTTCACGGGAAATCCACTTGGCTGTGCAGTTGCTCTTGCCAATCTGCGGCTGATGGAGGAGCGCGGAGTCGTTCAACAAGTAGCAAAAAAAGCAATTGACTTGGAACAATTGTTAAAGCCACTTCGCGACCTGCCTCATGTAGGGGAAATCCGGCAAAAAGGCTTGATGGCGGGAATTGAGCTGGTTCGGGATAAAGAGACCAAGGAGCCTTATCACTGGAATGAACGGATCGGTGTGCGTGTCTGTCAGATAGCGAGAGAAAAAGGGCTTCTGACACGACCGTTGGGCAACGTCATCGTTTTTATTCCACCGCTTGTATCTACAACCGAAGAATTAGCTGACATGGTTCGGATTTTGACGGAATCGATTCAGGACGTAACGACAGGTGATACGGAGGAGTGA